One part of the Flavobacterium johnsoniae UW101 genome encodes these proteins:
- a CDS encoding prolyl oligopeptidase family serine peptidase: MIKKTAFALLVFITSQASQAQYKYPATPERPVVEDYFGTKITDSYRWLEDMNNPEVQKWFKDESDYTNSIVKTISGRDALFNRMKEIQALSGDQYGTIRQVGDIYYYTKNKKKENIYKLYFRKNRNGAEILLLDPSTITKGATITSFNISPDNKKLAVTISEDGAEVCDLKIMDLESKKFLSDKLTPVWSEFPFEFTPDSKAITYTQMVTRNNTSDDFLKNMKSLIHVIGTDPKTDKILASKENNPELEILAAQFPSVKLPDDYSYVILDIGSTKNEEFSFYAPFSELGKSKINWKPLIKYEDEITDSQIIGDKIFFLTHKNTPNYKLAYTSLKNPDFNNPTILVPESNKIVRRLRKSKNFIYYNLSDGINQEIFQLNAKTLEIKKIPIPAGSNAGYPLSPRYNDDLMLFNNGWVTPSTDYDYNGLTGKLEKSKELTSNGTFPDFSKDYVVKEIEVPSHDGVMVPLSIIYPKNIKMDGSTSCFITGYGAYGISQYPYFVGPSLMTLLEQHTIVAFTHIRGGGEKGNQWHVDGMKAKKPNTWKDFIACSEYLIKEKYTSKEKLIGNGVSMGGVLIGRAITERPDLYKVALVEVGCTNTLRMETTPNGPNQIPEIGSLKNEEDVKHILEMDSQSKVKKGVKYPAVLIRTGINDPRVTPWEPGKFAAILQNSTSSDNPVLLHVNYANGHHSNDLDVTFGDEADMYAFALWQVGNTKFQIKP; the protein is encoded by the coding sequence ATGATCAAAAAAACCGCTTTCGCTCTTTTAGTTTTTATTACAAGTCAAGCTTCACAAGCCCAGTACAAATACCCTGCAACTCCTGAACGTCCTGTTGTAGAGGATTATTTTGGAACAAAAATCACAGATTCATACAGATGGCTTGAAGACATGAACAATCCTGAAGTTCAAAAATGGTTCAAAGACGAATCGGATTATACCAACTCTATTGTGAAAACAATTTCTGGACGTGATGCTCTTTTTAACAGAATGAAAGAAATTCAAGCTTTGAGTGGAGATCAATACGGAACTATTAGACAAGTTGGAGATATTTATTACTATACAAAAAATAAAAAGAAAGAAAACATATATAAATTGTATTTCCGTAAAAATAGAAACGGAGCTGAAATTTTATTATTAGATCCCAGCACAATAACTAAAGGTGCCACTATAACCAGTTTTAATATTAGTCCTGACAATAAAAAATTGGCAGTAACTATATCTGAAGATGGCGCAGAAGTTTGCGATCTTAAAATTATGGATCTTGAATCAAAAAAATTCCTCTCAGATAAACTTACGCCTGTTTGGAGCGAATTCCCTTTTGAATTTACTCCAGACAGTAAAGCCATAACCTACACTCAAATGGTCACTAGAAATAATACAAGTGACGATTTTTTGAAGAACATGAAATCGCTTATACATGTAATTGGCACTGATCCCAAAACAGATAAAATACTTGCTTCAAAAGAAAACAATCCTGAGTTAGAAATTTTAGCGGCACAATTTCCTTCTGTTAAGCTTCCTGATGATTATTCGTATGTCATTTTGGATATTGGATCTACAAAAAATGAAGAATTTTCTTTTTATGCCCCGTTTTCAGAACTGGGAAAATCAAAAATTAATTGGAAACCATTAATAAAATATGAAGATGAAATAACTGACAGCCAAATTATTGGCGACAAAATATTTTTCCTTACTCATAAAAATACACCTAATTATAAACTAGCATATACAAGTCTAAAAAATCCAGATTTCAACAATCCAACGATTCTTGTTCCTGAAAGCAATAAAATAGTACGAAGATTAAGAAAGTCTAAAAACTTCATTTACTATAATTTGAGTGACGGAATCAATCAGGAAATTTTTCAACTTAATGCCAAAACTTTAGAAATCAAAAAGATTCCAATACCTGCGGGTTCTAATGCCGGATATCCACTAAGTCCACGTTACAACGATGATCTGATGCTTTTTAACAATGGCTGGGTTACACCATCAACAGATTATGATTATAACGGCTTAACAGGTAAATTAGAAAAAAGCAAAGAATTAACATCTAATGGTACATTCCCTGACTTTAGCAAAGATTATGTTGTAAAAGAAATAGAAGTACCAAGTCATGATGGAGTAATGGTGCCTTTATCTATAATTTATCCTAAAAACATCAAAATGGATGGTTCTACATCTTGCTTTATTACAGGATATGGTGCCTATGGAATTAGCCAATATCCGTATTTTGTCGGCCCTAGTTTAATGACTTTATTAGAACAGCATACTATTGTAGCTTTTACACACATAAGAGGCGGAGGTGAAAAAGGCAATCAATGGCATGTAGACGGAATGAAAGCTAAAAAACCAAATACATGGAAAGACTTTATTGCCTGTTCTGAATATTTGATAAAAGAAAAATATACTTCTAAAGAAAAACTTATTGGAAATGGAGTAAGCATGGGAGGTGTATTGATTGGAAGAGCAATTACCGAACGCCCTGATCTTTACAAAGTGGCACTTGTAGAAGTAGGCTGCACAAACACCTTAAGAATGGAAACTACTCCTAATGGTCCAAACCAAATACCTGAAATTGGCTCTCTAAAAAATGAAGAAGATGTAAAACATATATTAGAAATGGATTCGCAAAGCAAGGTAAAGAAAGGAGTAAAATATCCTGCGGTTTTAATTCGCACCGGTATTAACGACCCTAGAGTTACCCCTTGGGAGCCTGGTAAATTTGCAGCTATTTTACAAAATTCCACCAGCTCTGATAATCCGGTTTTACTGCATGTTAATTATGCCAATGGTCATCATTCTAATGATTTGGATGTTACCTTTGGAGATGAAGCTGACATGTATGCCTTTGCATTGTGGCAGGTTGGAAATACAAAATTTCAAATTAAACCATAA
- a CDS encoding vWA domain-containing protein has protein sequence MKSLKLISSAIAMLICFVTMAQQRTITGTVTDENSIALPGVNVYMQKTKTAATTDFDGKYSIQVQKGDILVFSYVGMNTQTVTVQDSNIINITLKESGNQLQEVVTVGYGTSKSRKKMVKESRMMAQGKVSSLQISSNNQYTPAPNVSMPASESAAPKNEPMYIVDGVPIKADQMAKINPNDIDDVKVLKDESAASIYGSKAANGAVIIATKKGLYKNLSEQELDKKLNIIRPNPTLPTQEDYDTFVENAFESPKTAPLSTFSIDVDNASYTNIRRFLNSGQEVPKDAVRVEEMVNFFKYNYPQPKNEHPFSINTEYSDSPWNSQNKILKIGLQGKNIATNDLPSSNLVFLIDVSGSMEDMNKLPLLKQSMKILVNELRPTDKVSIVVYAGAAGMVLPPTSGNEKKTIIKALDQLEAGGSTAGGAGIELAYKIATENFIKGGNNRVILATDGDFNVGSSSNSDMEKLIEEKRKTGVFLTCLGYGMGNYKDSKMEILADKGNGNYAYIDNIQEANRFLGKEFKGSMFAIAKDVKIQIEFNPKQVQAYRLIGYENRKLRPEDFKNDAIDAGELGSNHTVTALYEIIPAGVKSDFLNVQPDDLKYTKTETNSANYSNELATIKFRYKKPDGDKSIEMVQVINTKSVSLDQASDDFKFSTAVAWFGLKLRDSKLITDKSSESIAELAQQGMSFDKGGYKAEFIRLVETSEQYN, from the coding sequence ATGAAAAGTCTAAAACTTATTTCATCAGCCATTGCTATGCTTATATGTTTCGTAACAATGGCGCAGCAAAGAACCATTACAGGAACTGTTACAGATGAAAATTCAATTGCGCTTCCTGGAGTTAATGTCTACATGCAAAAAACAAAAACTGCTGCCACAACCGATTTTGACGGCAAATACAGCATTCAGGTTCAAAAAGGAGATATTCTTGTTTTTAGTTATGTTGGAATGAACACGCAAACCGTTACGGTACAAGATTCTAATATCATCAATATTACACTAAAAGAAAGTGGGAATCAGCTGCAAGAAGTTGTTACAGTGGGTTATGGGACTTCAAAATCCAGAAAGAAAATGGTAAAAGAATCCCGAATGATGGCACAAGGAAAAGTCTCAAGTTTACAAATCTCATCAAACAACCAATATACTCCGGCTCCAAATGTTTCTATGCCTGCTTCTGAATCTGCTGCGCCTAAAAACGAACCAATGTATATCGTAGATGGAGTTCCTATAAAAGCAGATCAAATGGCTAAAATTAATCCGAATGATATTGACGATGTAAAAGTTTTAAAAGATGAATCGGCTGCCTCAATTTACGGAAGCAAAGCTGCAAATGGTGCCGTTATTATTGCAACAAAAAAAGGACTTTACAAAAATCTTTCGGAGCAGGAATTAGATAAAAAACTAAATATTATCAGACCAAATCCAACTCTGCCAACTCAGGAAGATTATGATACTTTTGTAGAAAATGCTTTCGAAAGCCCGAAAACGGCACCGCTTTCTACTTTTTCTATTGATGTAGATAATGCTTCATATACTAACATCAGACGTTTTTTAAACAGCGGACAAGAAGTTCCAAAAGATGCTGTGCGTGTAGAAGAAATGGTAAACTTTTTTAAATACAATTATCCGCAGCCAAAAAATGAACATCCGTTTTCTATTAATACAGAATACAGCGATTCGCCTTGGAACTCACAAAATAAGATTCTAAAAATTGGTTTACAGGGAAAAAACATTGCAACAAACGATCTTCCTTCATCAAATCTTGTTTTTTTAATCGATGTTTCGGGTTCAATGGAAGACATGAACAAACTGCCTCTGCTAAAACAATCCATGAAAATATTGGTAAATGAATTACGCCCAACCGACAAAGTATCTATCGTAGTATATGCAGGTGCAGCAGGAATGGTTCTGCCTCCAACATCTGGAAATGAGAAAAAAACAATAATTAAGGCTCTAGATCAATTAGAAGCCGGAGGAAGTACTGCCGGAGGTGCAGGAATTGAACTAGCTTATAAAATTGCCACAGAAAATTTCATTAAAGGCGGTAATAATCGTGTAATTCTGGCAACCGACGGAGACTTTAACGTAGGAAGTTCGTCTAATTCTGATATGGAAAAACTAATCGAGGAAAAAAGAAAAACTGGTGTTTTCTTAACTTGTTTAGGCTACGGAATGGGAAATTACAAAGACAGCAAAATGGAAATCCTGGCTGATAAAGGAAACGGAAATTATGCTTATATCGATAACATTCAGGAAGCCAATCGTTTTTTAGGAAAAGAATTTAAAGGTTCTATGTTTGCAATTGCAAAAGATGTAAAAATCCAGATTGAATTTAATCCGAAACAAGTTCAGGCGTATCGATTGATTGGTTATGAAAACAGAAAACTTCGTCCGGAAGATTTTAAAAATGATGCTATTGATGCCGGAGAATTAGGAAGTAATCATACTGTTACGGCTTTGTATGAAATTATTCCGGCTGGTGTAAAAAGCGATTTTTTAAATGTACAGCCAGATGATTTAAAATACACTAAAACCGAAACCAATTCTGCCAATTACAGCAATGAACTTGCGACAATAAAATTCCGTTATAAAAAACCTGACGGAGACAAAAGCATCGAAATGGTTCAGGTAATCAATACTAAATCGGTTAGTTTAGACCAAGCAAGTGATGACTTTAAATTCAGCACAGCCGTGGCCTGGTTCGGGTTAAAATTAAGAGATTCAAAATTAATTACTGATAAATCTTCAGAGAGTATTGCTGAATTGGCACAACAAGGAATGTCATTTGACAAAGGCGGTTACAAAGCCGAATTTATTCGTCTTGTCGAAACTTCTGAGCAATACAATTAA
- a CDS encoding DUF6929 family protein, which produces MEKFTLEILFQIIGIGSASGLFYNNDALYIIGDNSGFLYEYNMQNQQLNQHALIDNPTQNIPKNLKPDFESLTHHNDTLYVFGSGSTENRNKMIEFDIKNKNVLQKNNLVDLYAVMQNFGSIKPEDFNLEGAVFDGENWYLFNRGNGVSNKNTIFTIHAKSLGDEFALVATNYKLPKIKGIRSSFTDAVLVEDKIYFLSTVENTKSTYDDGEILGSFIGRIDLKTMKIDFTQKITSTNKFEGLTFYKKENNKIEFLLCEDNDTELLETKIFKLTLPIK; this is translated from the coding sequence ATATTATTTCAAATCATCGGAATCGGTTCTGCATCAGGATTATTTTACAACAATGATGCCCTTTACATTATTGGCGACAACAGCGGATTTTTATACGAATACAACATGCAGAATCAGCAGTTGAATCAGCATGCTTTAATTGATAATCCAACGCAGAATATCCCCAAAAATTTAAAACCAGATTTTGAATCTTTAACACATCACAACGATACGCTTTATGTTTTTGGTTCCGGCTCTACCGAAAACCGAAACAAAATGATTGAGTTTGATATTAAAAATAAAAACGTTTTACAAAAAAACAATTTAGTCGATTTATATGCCGTAATGCAGAATTTCGGTTCAATAAAACCAGAAGATTTTAATCTGGAAGGAGCTGTCTTTGATGGTGAAAACTGGTATTTATTTAACCGCGGAAATGGCGTATCAAATAAAAACACCATTTTTACCATTCACGCCAAAAGTCTCGGTGATGAATTTGCTTTGGTTGCGACCAATTATAAACTTCCAAAAATAAAAGGCATTCGTTCCAGTTTTACTGATGCTGTTTTAGTCGAAGACAAAATCTATTTTCTTTCAACCGTCGAAAACACAAAATCAACTTATGATGATGGTGAAATTTTAGGAAGCTTTATTGGCAGAATTGATCTTAAAACGATGAAAATTGATTTTACTCAAAAAATTACTTCAACTAATAAATTTGAAGGTTTGACTTTCTATAAAAAAGAAAACAATAAAATCGAGTTTTTACTTTGCGAGGATAATGATACGGAATTGTTAGAAACCAAAATTTTCAAATTGACTCTTCCAATTAAATAA
- a CDS encoding RNA polymerase sigma factor, protein MNRDAQRQVYEHMAPKLYRVCKRYLKKEEEIEEALADAFYTIFTKLDQLKEEKAFEAWARKIAVNYCLASIKKNTNFNMYLDDVKVLSQPFTEEMNALEEEDLLNLLNHIPDGCKTVFNLFVIEGYGHKEIAAMLNISEGTSKSQLNASKTKLKELVNKLYYQKAK, encoded by the coding sequence ATGAACCGTGATGCCCAGCGTCAGGTTTATGAGCACATGGCTCCAAAATTGTATCGCGTCTGCAAACGATACCTAAAGAAAGAAGAAGAAATCGAAGAGGCGCTTGCCGATGCTTTCTATACCATATTTACAAAATTAGATCAGCTTAAGGAAGAAAAAGCCTTTGAAGCTTGGGCCAGAAAAATTGCCGTTAATTATTGTTTGGCATCAATCAAGAAAAACACAAACTTCAATATGTATCTTGATGATGTTAAGGTTCTTTCGCAGCCTTTTACAGAAGAAATGAACGCATTAGAAGAAGAAGATTTACTCAATTTATTAAACCATATTCCAGACGGCTGTAAAACTGTTTTTAACCTTTTTGTTATTGAAGGTTACGGACATAAAGAAATTGCAGCTATGCTTAACATTTCTGAAGGCACTTCAAAATCACAATTGAATGCCTCAAAAACCAAGCTGAAGGAATTAGTAAATAAATTGTATTATCAAAAAGCAAAATAG